One stretch of Spirochaetota bacterium DNA includes these proteins:
- a CDS encoding ABC transporter ATP-binding protein: protein MEKFLEVKNLYKKYNSKKTEIVAVNYISFDGYKGEILGLLGPNGSGKTTTVKSIANIIEYDSGEILIRGYNNKKNGIKVKEMMGAVLEGARNIFWRLTPVENMIYFAGLKGFSKKQIKNNIDFLVETLNLKNYLTIEAGKLSKGNQQKVAIACAFITDPEIVLLDEPTLGLDVETCREMYVWIKNIIKEKNNFILVTSHDMKFIENVCDRVAVIKNGKLLILDTVDNLKKYFIKKIYKIVFSEPLKDQVITKLENQFSIRTEISDNGDFSVYLTTNDDSILYYFFGLLQEDKKQIKSLNILNDDFDDVFLEIIK from the coding sequence ATGGAAAAATTTTTAGAAGTTAAAAATCTTTATAAAAAATATAATTCAAAAAAAACAGAAATTGTTGCAGTAAATTACATTTCATTTGATGGATATAAAGGAGAAATTCTTGGGCTTCTTGGTCCTAATGGTTCGGGGAAAACTACTACAGTTAAGTCTATTGCTAATATTATAGAATATGATAGTGGTGAAATACTAATCAGAGGTTATAATAATAAAAAAAATGGAATAAAAGTTAAAGAAATGATGGGTGCAGTTTTAGAAGGTGCAAGAAATATATTTTGGAGATTAACCCCTGTTGAAAATATGATATATTTTGCTGGTTTAAAAGGATTTTCGAAAAAGCAGATAAAAAATAATATAGATTTTTTGGTTGAAACTTTGAATCTGAAGAATTATTTAACTATTGAAGCAGGCAAACTTTCAAAAGGGAACCAACAAAAAGTTGCTATTGCATGTGCTTTTATTACAGATCCTGAAATAGTTCTTCTTGATGAGCCTACTCTTGGGCTTGATGTTGAAACATGTAGAGAAATGTATGTGTGGATAAAAAATATTATTAAAGAAAAAAATAATTTTATTTTAGTTACTTCACATGATATGAAGTTTATAGAAAATGTGTGTGATAGAGTTGCTGTTATAAAAAATGGCAAACTTTTAATTTTGGATACAGTTGATAACTTAAAGAAATATTTTATTAAAAAAATTTATAAAATTGTTTTTTCTGAACCTTTAAAGGATCAAGTAATAACAAAATTAGAAAACCAATTTTCTATTAGAACTGAAATCTCTGATAATGGTGATTTTTCGGTATATTTAACAACTAATGATGATTCTATTTTATATTATTTTTTTGGTTTATTACAAGAGGATAAAAAACAGATAAAATCTTTAAATATATTAAATGATGATTTTGATGATGTTTTTCTTGAGATAATAAAA
- a CDS encoding L-erythro-3,5-diaminohexanoate dehydrogenase produces MPAGNKYGTHRVIEPKGVLPQTAWKIDNNVDMVYDNEILCKVITLNVDSASFTQIENQANGDEDKIAEIILDTVNKRGKQHNPVTGSGGMFIGIVEKIGEKLKGKIDLKEGDKIASLVSLSLTPLKIDKILKVNKEKDQVDIEGKAILFESGIWAKLPDDLPQSVALAALDVAGAAPQVARLVKPGHKVLIIGAGGKSGVLCGYEAKKRAGVTGKVIGITHTESSTKRAKETGFYDAVLMVDATNPLDMLEAVSKETSGELCDVVINCVNVENTEMGSILCTKDRGIIYFFSMATSFTKAALGAEGVGKDVDMLIGNGYAKDHATFTLNLLYESPILRKIFEEQYK; encoded by the coding sequence ATGCCAGCAGGTAATAAATATGGAACTCATAGGGTTATAGAACCAAAGGGTGTTCTTCCTCAAACAGCATGGAAAATTGATAATAATGTAGATATGGTTTATGACAATGAAATTTTATGTAAAGTTATAACCTTAAATGTTGATTCAGCTTCATTTACACAGATAGAAAATCAAGCTAATGGTGATGAAGATAAAATTGCTGAGATAATTCTTGATACAGTTAACAAAAGAGGAAAGCAGCACAATCCAGTAACTGGATCTGGTGGTATGTTTATAGGCATTGTTGAAAAAATAGGGGAAAAATTAAAAGGTAAAATTGATTTGAAAGAAGGTGATAAGATAGCATCTCTTGTATCACTTTCTTTAACTCCACTCAAAATTGATAAAATTTTAAAAGTAAATAAAGAGAAAGATCAGGTTGATATAGAAGGCAAAGCTATTTTATTTGAGTCTGGCATATGGGCAAAATTACCTGATGATTTACCACAATCTGTAGCTTTAGCTGCTTTAGATGTTGCAGGTGCTGCTCCACAAGTAGCAAGATTAGTTAAACCAGGTCATAAAGTTTTGATTATAGGTGCAGGTGGAAAATCTGGAGTATTGTGTGGTTATGAAGCAAAAAAGAGAGCTGGAGTTACTGGAAAAGTTATAGGTATTACTCATACTGAAAGCTCCACAAAAAGAGCAAAAGAAACAGGATTCTATGATGCTGTTTTGATGGTTGATGCTACCAATCCTCTTGATATGCTTGAAGCTGTTTCAAAGGAAACATCAGGCGAGTTATGTGATGTTGTTATTAATTGTGTTAATGTTGAAAATACAGAGATGGGTTCAATTTTATGTACTAAAGATAGAGGAATTATTTACTTCTTCTCTATGGCTACATCTTTTACAAAAGCAGCACTTGGTGCAGAGGGTGTTGGTAAAGATGTTGATATGCTTATTGGCAATGGCTATGCTAAGGATCATGCTACTTTTACATTAAATCTTCTCTATGAATCTCCTATTTTAAGAAAAATATTTGAAGAGCAATATAAATAA
- the accB gene encoding acetyl-CoA carboxylase biotin carboxyl carrier protein, with protein sequence MEDNLYKNIAKIMENFSNLNIDYLEYEGENFKLKLKKNPVKIVNQKFIEDQSFLGSEISKDQVSQQITTQKNGQPIIPELDEKNIDNNSIHIVKSPIIGTFYRSPAPDKPPFVEIGNKIKKGDILCIIEAMKVMNKIESEVNGEIVEILVENGKPVEYGTPLFKIKVY encoded by the coding sequence GTGGAAGATAATTTATATAAAAATATAGCTAAAATAATGGAAAATTTTAGTAATTTAAATATTGATTATCTTGAATATGAAGGTGAAAATTTTAAATTAAAATTAAAGAAAAATCCAGTAAAAATTGTTAATCAAAAATTTATAGAAGATCAAAGTTTTTTGGGTTCGGAAATTTCTAAAGATCAAGTCTCTCAACAAATAACAACTCAAAAAAATGGGCAACCAATAATTCCTGAACTCGATGAAAAAAATATAGATAATAATTCAATTCATATTGTAAAATCTCCAATTATAGGAACATTTTACAGATCACCAGCACCAGATAAACCACCTTTTGTAGAAATTGGAAATAAAATAAAAAAAGGTGATATTTTATGTATCATTGAAGCTATGAAGGTTATGAATAAAATTGAATCAGAAGTTAATGGGGAAATAGTTGAAATACTTGTTGAAAATGGAAAACCAGTTGAATATGGAACTCCTTTATTTAAAATTAAAGTTTACTAA